The genomic segment ATTACGCACTGGTCAAATGCTGTAAATAAGATTCGATACGCCGAGCCGGTTGATGCAGCAGTCGGGTTAGACGACTTCATGAATGTGGCAAGGGTATCAAAAGCGACTACAGAGCTTCCACCCACGGAAGAGGAATTGCTAGACAAAGAATTTGACGCGCTAACGAGTGACGAGTGGGAGCGGTTAAAGAGATACGTTCCACAAGCGAAACATTTGGTTGCAGCGTAAGGAAACGGGTGGGCGTTGCTGCCCACTTTCTCAATAAGACTGTTTTACTTACTTTACAAATATAGCAATGGAACCGATAGAAATACTGAAGCAATTCAACTCATGCTACCTGAAGATTCAGGCGATCGCCCAAGATGAAAACTGGCTTTTGTTGATTGCTGATAAAAGGATTGATCCAGAGGCAGCAACACATTTGGGTGATGTTCTGCACTACTTGGATCAGGCGATGGGTTGTGTAGAAGAAGTTGTCGAGGTCAAGTTTAATCAGGATATAAAAGTATGAAACTTTATGCGACCAGTATTCCTAAAGCTTTACCAAGTTGGGCAAGTGTCATATCGAATAAAGCAGGTTTGATAGAGGTTGAAATCAATGATAAAGACCCTGGCTTTCACTCAATTATAGAAGAATTGTCTACTGAAATTGAGCCAGGATTTGTTGGTATAAAAGCTAGCGATTTATGTACAAGACTCAGCATTGAAATGGTTGATACTAGCGAAGAAAGTTAACAACTAATATATACCAAAACCGACATATTATGAAATTTACCACTGTATCTGTTAGCTACTCTAGGAAATTCAACCTTGGCGACTACGAATCACTGGAACTAGGTTGCTCTTTATGGGCGCAAGTCGAGGATGGGGAAGACGCGGATGGAGTGACACAATTTCTCTATCAACAAGCTAAAACTTCGGTAAAACAAGCGGCAATGCCTGTGCTAAAAGCCTCAGAGTTTCAGATAAATAAAGCTAAGTCTAGCAAAAAAGTGTCCGGTGATATCAATGAAAGCGATTGGTAGAGTGAGAGGAGCTAGACAATGCAAGAACTAATCAAAGCTTTAATCAAGGCAAAGGCAGAGTTTAATCCGATTCAAAAAGACGGTACTAATCCTCACTATAAACGTAAATATGCAACCCTAGACGCTGTATTGGATGCTGTCACTCCTGCACTTGGCAAACATGGATTAGTAATAATTCAAACTACTGAAATCTTTGAAGGTAAAACCGCACTACGGACTCATATTTTTCATGAATCTGGAGAGAGTATCACCAGCACTTATCCTTTACCTGAGATTGCTGACTCTCAAAAGTTTGGTGCAGCATTAACTTATGCACGACGATATGCGGTTTGTGCAATTTTATCGGTGACTGCTGATGAAGATAATGATGCTGAAGGTGCAACTACTCCTCAAAAAACAGAACAACCACAGAATAATATTAGACCCCGCAAAGATAATCAACAGCCTAGAGTTCAGCCAACTAAACAAGCTGTAACTCCACCATCAATCAACCCAAAAGATTTGCGAGTCAAAGAAGTTCGCACACTTTTAAATTATCCGTTGGATTTGGTCAAAGAATGGCTACATTCTCGAAATGTTACGAGTCCGAGTGAGCTTGATTCTCTTCAGATTGACGAACTAGTGAAGACTATGTGTTTGGCTTGGGCTGGGAATAAGTTTGGACATCCGAACCATGCTGATAATTCGTATCAAAAACACGTAATCGATGCTGTATTACGAGGTGTTTCTGAGATGGAAGCAATTCAAGCATGGATGGAAGGAGCGCTTGCACAATTGCCTGAACTTAATTGAATAACACCAATAGGAAAAATATCATGCCGCGAAAATCTACTCATCCTACTCCTACTGATAATTCCTCACTATGCATACAATACCTGCGTCGTTGTGGGGGTAGCGCTCGATTGTGTCATATTAACTTCAGTTTGTCAGTTATTCAAACCTTGATCAATCAAAGAAAGGTAAAGATTAGCAATACTGGTGCAGGGTTTTTTATTGAATTGGAGGATTCCAAATGACTAATCACAAACAAGTTGTTTACCAATCTCAATTAGACCACAAGAGTAAAATGATTCTTCGTCGTCGTACAAAGAGAAGATTCAACCCCAGGATTTTCATCGACCGCACCATAGAAACAACTGCAATTGTCTCTCTGCTGTTGACTGGCTTTTCGGGAGTTGGAGCAATGGCTTGCTGGGGGCTGGAGATTATCGAGACAAATACTGACACTAATATAATCATTTCTGGGTGGCAGCAGCAAAAAAGTATTTGCTTGGGTGCAATGTTGGTAAGTTTTTCTGCCTTCTTAGGGACTTCTTTAGTCGGAGCAATCTTCAGCATTCAACGAGATAAATTTTAGGGAAAGAAACAACGATTGTATTTCAAATTAACCACATCAGAGATTCGGACTATCTTGCAAGGTTGTCAACATACATTGCGGCTTGTGGGTAGCAGTAAAGATTATCGCAGGCTTCAATCGTCCTCCTTCCTTTTCTACATCAAATGATGTGGTGTTAAATGATGCGTTTAATATCTTGGGAGAAGTTATAGACGCAATTGTTCAGGGATTTAAAACCTTTCCCCCTTTCCCTTTTCCCTTTACCCCGCTTTCGTCACGAAAGCGAACTAGTAGTACAAACACAATCAAAACAAAGATAGGAGCAATCGTATGGAAACTTCAAAAGTTGTCACTATTCCCAATTATTGGACATTACCCAAATTTTCATTCGGACAGAGAACTAAGCAGGGGGTGATTGTTGGGATTCAGTATTATCCACCCAATAATCTATTGACTGATTTATGTAACGAATCTTGGCGTTATGCTGTGCTGGATAAAAACGATTTCTCAGAAGTGTCACATCTTGAAGAGCAAAAAATTTCCCCGCTTACACCAAGCGAATTACGCGCTGAACTTGAAGCTGAAATTGAAAGATATCAGCGTGAAATACTAATTCTCAAGCAAGAGTTAGTGCAAGGTTGAACTTCCTATCCGGCAACTAATGAAACGACGTGCAACTTCGAGCCAAAAGATTTAAGAAAAAAGCCCCAAAACGGGGCTTTTTTTCACCCCTGTTTTTTTTCATCAACCTCGCCACAATCCCCGTGACACCCATTGTGTATAGCTTTGGGGGATGTGCTGTGACACAAAACGAGTAAATTGACCCCGCCGCTTTCTGTGACATTGGCGTTATAGCAAGGGTTTCGGCGTTTGCTCGAACCTCGCCGCCTTCGGTGACATCTATACACAGCAAGGCTTTTCGATGTCACGGCAGACTTCGCCGCTTTATTCTGCCACTTTGTGACGCGACCCTATGCGACGAAAAAAGTAGCTTTTTACTGGATTTGAAATGCTACCGTGAAAAATAGTTATATTGTAATCGCCTGGGTGTGGGCGGTTACGCCATCGCTAAATTCTTGGCAATTCTTCGTTATGTCTATATTTGGATATGGTATTAATTAATGCTCATCTGTGCTAATAGCCAAATTCCTTTTCCCCGTTCCCTGGTTTACGCTACCTATCGGGACAAACTGGTTGAGCTAGTTCCTTATATGCCAAACGTGCGCGACATCGAAGTTAAATCACGTAGTGAAGTAGGCAGTAATATTTATACTGTCAATGAATGGCGCGGTGGCAGTGAGATTCCAGCAGCAGCAAGAGTTTTGCTCAGTGAAGATATGCTCTCGTGGACAGAATATAATACCTGGAATCAGGCAGATTTGACAGTTGAATGGCGTATTGAAACTCACGCTTTTACAGAAGCAGTTAAGTGTTCTGGCAAAAATCGCTTTTTGCAGGATGGTAATAGTACAGTAATTGAAAGCCGTGGTGAACTAGTGATTGACCCGAAGCAGATCAAGGGAGTACCATTCTTTCTCACAAGTAAAATTGCTCATCTCGTTGAAGATTTGTTGGGGAAAAATATACAACCAAACCTCGTAGCAATGAGTGCGGGAGTGCGCCAGTATCTAGAGCAAAATCAATTAGATTGATATACTGCTTTTCAATCTAATGGCACACTTGTTCATTTGAAAGACTAGCGTTGAGCGGGGAGTAAATCAAACCAATCACAATTACGTTTTGCGTCGGGGTCTAAATCCCCGTCACAAAACGCGCTGCTTGATAGAACCTATGCAACTTAAACCACTGAATTACAGTAAATGTATTAAAAGCTAAATATTCACTATGCGTTCGCTATACTTGCTAACTCTAACCATCGACTCAATTCTTTTTGGTTAATGATGCGTAACTTAGAGAAAGGAATACGGCGTTTAGATGCCCAACGGTACAGGGTTCGCAAAGTTACTTTATAGCCTGTTTTTTCATAGATATAGTCTGGTAATTCTCGCCCTAAAAGTGGAAGTTCCAGATTTTCTAAATCAATGCCAAAATTGGTAAATCGTGCTTTATCCTTCATCAGTAACAATGAAACGTCAGATAAAGAATACTTTTTGAAAGGGTTTTGACGTTTCAAATATATCAGTCCTAATAGATAGCAGCATTCTTTGATCTTGACTTCTCTCTTGTAAGGCTGAACCCCACATATTCTCAGACAGTTACGCCAAGTTCTTTGAGAAATATTCTTACCTAAAATATGTTCACAAGCTGTTTTCACCCAAGCAAGACTGTATGCTTCTTGAATATTTTGCATATTTTGTTGCTCCCTTTACTTCAACAATGCCCAGGTTAAACCTGGGCGCGAAAATTACTCTTCTTCTCCCTGATTGGCAACGTCAGGGGAAATTTTCTCTCTCAAGCGTTTGTTAATCATTCTCTTGTTACTGCGCTCGACATAAATGCCAAAACCGTTTTCCCAAAATACACGGTGCAGTTCTGATAATTTCCAACCCTCAAACTCGGCCAGTTCTTCTGCTTCTGAAAAGAGTGCTGTTGGCACGTAAAGTTCAATCCTGGTCATTCCCTGTGCTTTTGTTCTAGGCATTGTTGCATCCATATTTAATCACCCAGATTATCAAATGAGATTGGTTATGGGACAAGAACCCTACAAATAAATATTTTTAGGTTCTTATGTGATATGTAGCCAATATAGACTATATTAGTGGTGTAGTACCACATAAGAAACAAAATAACATGGAAAAAATCAAACAAATACTCACTTTGCAAGGGATTGAGTTCGATGAGGGCGATATTTTGTCTGCCGCATCAGCTATTGGCATGGATGTTGATAATCTGAATGATGCCGAAGCCCAAGAAGTGGCAATTCAAGTTGTACAAGCCAAGAAAGCAACTGCCCTGACCACTACCAATGGCAAGTCCAAGAATAGCAATGGCAAGTTAGGTAAAAACTCACCTCGCCGTAAATCCGCTCCTCCATTGCAAGGAGCGATCGCTCATGCATCTCAGGTTTCAAATCAAGAAATTCAATCCTTGGAGGATGTCCTTAATGTTGGGATTGATGCTTACACAACTGACAAAGCAGACCAGTTGTTATCGACGATTCGTAATGCCCCCAAGGACGTGGTGAGTAAGTTTGTATCAATTGCGATGGAGGAAGAAGCTGACGTGGAATCCTTTCGTGCAATCGGTAACGAACTCGTTGCGGGTATTTTCGGTATTAGCGCAACAAATGCAGCCGAGTAAATTAATTGGATTAGCAGCAGTATTAAATCTGCTGCTATTAACTCTTGTATTAGGCGTGGCATTCTATGGAGCAACAAGACCAAACTCGTCACAAACAATTGAATATTCACCTGAAGAAGGACGGCGAATTGAATCTGTCAGGGCTAACACTAGAAAACCTATCTTCAGAAGAATTCCTCATCCTCCAGCAACTTATTGATGAGTCGAGAGTGCGATCAAACAACGCCAACAGAGTTGAAGAACTAATGCAGCGAGGTTTAATGGCTCAAGGCGTGATTGCAGCTTTTGCTATTTTGATGTTTTCCTTCATCGGCATTTACGGTATTTATCGTTACATCGGTCAACAAGTTCAGCAAATTCAGGAGACGTATAGCAATGTTAGGTAAATGGCTTCCAGGTTTATTCGGTAGTAAAAATGACAGTGTAGTTTCAACAGATTTAAGAGTTGGTGATGCAACCGCTATTGAAGGAAATTTACCTTCATCAATCCGTGATCGCTACACATTACCTGCTTACACTACAGCACAGCAAGTTCTGGATGAAGCAGAGGTAGCTGGTACTTTAAAGGCGCAGAAGTGGCTGCACACTAAATTTTCCCGCCACAAGCTCAAGCAGTTACAATCCTTGGCAGAGATGTATAAAAACCAACTGGCATATTCCCAAGAAGCCATGAAGGTTGAGGAGGATTTGCAGCGAACCAGGGCGTTACATGGGGAAGCGGTGATTCGTCATGCCTTTGGTTCCCAGGAACAGCAGCGCCAATTGGGGGGATACGAGAAAGCATTTGATGAAGTGGGGGATAGTTTTAGGTTCTAGGTTATGCAAAGTATCAAGCTCTTTCATATAGGATATGCAGTGTGTGGGGTTGGCTTTTCTATGTTTATGGGTTATTTATCCGTTGCCAGCCCCGCTAGTCGATACATTCTTTGGTTTATCGGCATAATTTCTATCTGCTGCATATTTTTGGGGTTGTTCAACTTTGGCGGATTAGTTATTAAAGGATTCGGTTTCAATCGCAAAACTTTCACCATTGGCTTGATGCCTGGAGTAATATTTCTGTTTGTCTTCTTGACTTTAGTTGCAGCTGGTGTTGCGTTGGGGGTGAGGTAAAAATGACATTTGAACTGGAACGACTAACTGTTAGTAGTGCCATTCATGCAGAACGGGCTATCTTATGTTCTTTAGGAGCGAGTGCAGTTATGTGTCTGTCTGCTCCTTTTTTCTTAAACACTGATCGAGTAACAACCGGAATATTGCTCGGTGCTGGGACGCTCAGTGCTGGACTGTTTGGGGTATCTGCTCAAATCAGCGAAAGCAAGGAAAAGGTGTACAAGTCTTTGCAAGAAGCTGACCTCAAATCACTTAAGCAACACTTGCAGGGGCAAGCGGCTTATGATTATGTCACCACTGCAATCAATGCCAAGCGCCAAGTTGCTGACTATGTGAATCGTCTCCCCGTTAATGAAAGACTCAGGTGGATTGCTGAATATCAGTTGCAAGGTTTGGTGACACTTCCCGAACCACCAGCACAACAATTACCCCCGCGTCCTGGTATCCCCAATCCCGATATTGCTGACATTGATGAAGAGTCAGTGCAGTCCGTAATTAATCCGGGCGCGATGAAAATTCTGCAAGCCCTAGCAGCAAATTATCCTGGTTACATCAGAATTGATGGTGCTTGGATTGATGAACTGTGTGATGCAGCATCTAATCAAGATATGACTGTTCGCAGTAATCACCATTTTTACCTCTCTGGTGGTACACAGTCTGGGAAGTCCACGCTGGCTGGGGTGATTATCAACAAAATTGCTGCAAAATCTCAAAGCCCGGCAATTGTTATTGGCAGCGATCCAAAGGATGATGTCACCAGATGGCTGTGCAAGTTTAGCCGCAAGTTTGACGGAATGAAAGCCTTAAGAAATTGGATTACCTTTGCCACAGACCAAATTGACAAGCAAAAGGCAAGAGTATCCGTTGTTGGTGGTGAATGCCAGGGTGTCCCGGAATTATTTCTTGCCCAAGATGAGGTGGACTCTGTATTTGGTGGTGGCAAGGGACTTCCAGGAATGGTTGATGCTGATACTGCCAAAGACTTGCAGGGTTTTTGGAACTATGTCATCAAATTCACTGCCGGACTTAAGGGACATGGAATCTTCATGGGGCAGTCCCCGCTCTCTGGAGAAACCGGATTTAGCCGCCCGTCCTTGAAAAATGTTTGCTTTATCGCTATGGGACAAACATCGAATTATATCCTTGACCATCCCCAGGATTTTGTAAATGTGAAAAAGGAGATTCTTGAAATCTTGCGACAAGCTTGCGAAATGTTGGATAAAGCCGGAGTTCGATATGCCCTGGTGATTCCCACTCGGTCTAATCCCTTTGTTGCTCTAATCCCAGAATTTGATATCAAGGGTCTGGAACAAAAACAAGATTCCAAACCGAATAGTGACATTCTTTGTAGTTCTAAAAATAATCAACAATCTTCACAGCAGCAGATTGACTGGTATCAAGAAATTAGAAAATGGGCAACAGAATTGGGAAGAAGACCGCATTTTCAGGAAATCAAACAGAAGTGGCACGAATTAACGGGGCAAGAGTTAAACGAAAAAGGCGTTACCCTACTGCTGGAAAATCTCGGCTACCCAGAGAATTAAACTGGAACGCTCGATATGGTAATCCCAAACAGTACAAGAAACAAGTAGCAATCGCTCACAGAAAAACTCACAATTATTGTGTAGTTTGTCTGACTAATAAAAGTGAAGAGATTCATCACGCTTACTATGGCAATGATGTTATTGGAATCTCAACATTTCCTACGTGCTACCGTTGTCATAATGAGATTTGTCATAGTCCAATCAACTGGATTAAGAATCCTAATAATCCCGTTTGGGGCAATCGGAATACTGACGAATTTATTATCAGATTACGATTAGGGTATCAATTAATTTACGGAGGAATTAAACGTGTTTAATTAGTTT from the Nostoc flagelliforme CCNUN1 genome contains:
- a CDS encoding MerR family transcriptional regulator, which encodes MQNIQEAYSLAWVKTACEHILGKNISQRTWRNCLRICGVQPYKREVKIKECCYLLGLIYLKRQNPFKKYSLSDVSLLLMKDKARFTNFGIDLENLELPLLGRELPDYIYEKTGYKVTLRTLYRWASKRRIPFSKLRIINQKELSRWLELASIANA
- a CDS encoding ERF family protein, which produces MQELIKALIKAKAEFNPIQKDGTNPHYKRKYATLDAVLDAVTPALGKHGLVIIQTTEIFEGKTALRTHIFHESGESITSTYPLPEIADSQKFGAALTYARRYAVCAILSVTADEDNDAEGATTPQKTEQPQNNIRPRKDNQQPRVQPTKQAVTPPSINPKDLRVKEVRTLLNYPLDLVKEWLHSRNVTSPSELDSLQIDELVKTMCLAWAGNKFGHPNHADNSYQKHVIDAVLRGVSEMEAIQAWMEGALAQLPELN